From Oreochromis aureus strain Israel breed Guangdong linkage group 4, ZZ_aureus, whole genome shotgun sequence, a single genomic window includes:
- the LOC116313211 gene encoding nuclear GTPase SLIP-GC-like isoform X1: MDDFVRNKLTEWKLSDWIEAFEAQEIDKDTLYHLDDQEINQLITKAGPRVKFNNKLKLLKEEQNATQPQKEAVNTSVQDSPSKSEKEKEIQKRKRKSDHLQGEFSQWQPAPKHQYNCAAGSQSETEILSDVKDIMRRVSEGLHGRDKLSAFLKDKIKDLETEKRHLFVASCSTVWIVTEMNQAASEKETWEILENARSLLRHGGECQQIHFICTKSDHEKPDDLKKIKSAVMNEFKRRKLIKNHFSEDCFKVFTVSSTEFLKGENVNPDHNEIPKLKEILKNLNDAHSETLNYVSGAYGILSLIQGARSGEVVEQKNDLYDLLEGNLSIQLNQVKKAIGKIIKAFEQRLSKGVEKSQNLCEKKLKSFLYPSKMSDRAFHGTLKSAVRNDGVQKPKKGKPKNLNMTLASYLTESIDEKFRKTFPNNIKCGHFNGAIDAFSLSTDSLIEKYKDVELQLIFLQTEENKIKAKLNKTILTQKKLIYNSLTETIKDNMKKCYREAAAFEGRGTLKKMRHTIERHVHSKKCMFEEAKNVMLEQLSDLKETVLRTLEKTMKESIDFSLKTEACSLPDVSDHLQVVKKHYDELHGGQDEKKNS; the protein is encoded by the exons ATGGATGATTTTGTGCGAAACAAACTGACTGAATGGAAACTAAGTGACTGGATTGAGGCATTTGAAG CTCAAGAAATTGATAAGGACACTCTATATCATCTCGATGATCAGGAAATTAATCAATTGATCACAAAAGCTGGACCTAGAGTGAAATTCAACAATAAACTAAAGCTGTTAAAG GAAGAGCAAAATGCAACTCAACCACAAAAGGAAGCAGTTAATACTTCTGTTCAA GATTCGCCATCCAAAAGTGAAAAGG aaaaagaaatccaaaaaagaaagagaaagtcaGATCATCTTCAGGGTGAGTTCAGCCAATGGCAACCAGCTCCTAAACATCAATACAACTGTGCAGCAGGATCACAGTCAg aaacagaaatactGTCTGATGTCAAAGACATAATGAGACGTGTCAGTGAAGGACTACATGGCCGTGACAAGCTCAGCGCTTTcctaaa GGATAAAATCAAGGATCTGGAGACAGAAAAAAGGCACCTG TTTGTTGCCAGTTGTTCAACTGTGTGGATTGTGACTGAAATGAATCAAGCAGCATCAGAAAAAGAAACCTGGGAGATCCTGGAAAATGCCAGAAGCCTGCTGAGACATGGTGGCGAGTGTCAGCAAATTCATTTTATCTGCACCAAGTCAGATCATGAAAAACCAGATGATCT aaagaaaatcaagaGTGCAGTGATGAATGAATTCAAAAGGCGGAAATTAATTAAG AATCACTTCAGTGAGGATTGTTTCAAAGTCTTCACAGTGAGCTCCACAGAGTTCCTCAAAGGGGAGAATGTAAATCCAGATCACAATG aaataccAAAACTTAAGGaaattttgaaaaatctgaatGATGCTCATTCAGAGACATTAAACTATGTGTCTGGAGCTTATGGGATTCTGTCTTTGATTCAAGGAGCCAGAAGTGGAGAAGTG gttGAACAAAAAAACGATCTGTATGATCTCCTTGAGGGAAACTTGAGCATCCAACTTAATCAAGTCAAAAAAGCAATTGGAAAAATTATAAAAGCTTTTGAACAACGCCTAAGTAAGGGAGTTGAAAAATCCCAAAatttatgtgaaaaaaaactgaagtcctTCTTATATCCCAgt AAAATGAGTGACAGAGCTTTTCACGGGACACTAAAGTCTGCAGTTAGGAATGATGGCGTCCAGaaaccaaaaaaaggaaaaccaaaAAACCTCAACATGACTTTAGCGTCTTACTTGACTGAAAGCATTGATGAAAAATTCAGAAAGACCTTCCC AAACAACATAAAATGTGGACATTTCAATGGAGCCATCGATGCGTTTTCACTCAGCACTGATTCATTGATTGAAAAGTACAAAGATGTTGAACTGCAATTGATATTTCTCCAGACAGAG gaaaataaaataaaggcaaaGCTCAACAAAACCATCCTCACACAAAAGAAACTGATCTACAACAGTCTGACAGAGACAATCAAGGATAATATGAAAAAATGCTATAGAG aagcagcagcatttGAAGGACGAGGCACCCTGAAGAAGATGAGACACACTATTGAAAGGCACGTGCACTCAAAGAAGTGCATGTTTGAAGAGGCAAAAAATGTCATGTTGGAGCAGTTGAGCGATTTGAAG GAAACCGTTCTGAGGACACTGGAGAAAACCATGAAGGAATCCATTGACTTCTCACTCAAGACTGAGGCCTGCTCACTGCCAG ATGTTTCAGATCATCTTCAGGTGGTGAAGAAACATTATGATGAACTTCATGGCGGTCAAGATGAAAAAAA AAACAGCTGA
- the LOC116313211 gene encoding nuclear GTPase SLIP-GC-like isoform X2: protein MDDFVRNKLTEWKLSDWIEAFEAQEIDKDTLYHLDDQEINQLITKAGPRVKFNNKLKLLKEEQNATQPQKEAVNTSVQDSPSKSEKEKEIQKRKRKSDHLQGEFSQWQPAPKHQYNCAAGSQSETEILSDVKDIMRRVSEGLHGRDKLSAFLKDKIKDLETEKRHLFVASCSTVWIVTEMNQAASEKETWEILENARSLLRHGGECQQIHFICTKSDHEKPDDLKKIKSAVMNEFKRRKLIKNHFSEDCFKVFTVSSTEFLKGENVNPDHNEIPKLKEILKNLNDAHSETLNYVSGAYGILSLIQGARSGEVVEQKNDLYDLLEGNLSIQLNQVKKAIGKIIKAFEQRLSKGVEKSQNLCEKKLKSFLYPSKMSDRAFHGTLKSAVRNDGVQKPKKGKPKNLNMTLASYLTESIDEKFRKTFPNNIKCGHFNGAIDAFSLSTDSLIEKYKDVELQLIFLQTEENKIKAKLNKTILTQKKLIYNSLTETIKDNMKKCYREAAAFEGRGTLKKMRHTIERHVHSKKCMFEEAKNVMLEQLSDLKETVLRTLEKTMKESIDFSLKTEACSLPDVSDHLQVVKKHYDELHGGQDEKNS, encoded by the exons ATGGATGATTTTGTGCGAAACAAACTGACTGAATGGAAACTAAGTGACTGGATTGAGGCATTTGAAG CTCAAGAAATTGATAAGGACACTCTATATCATCTCGATGATCAGGAAATTAATCAATTGATCACAAAAGCTGGACCTAGAGTGAAATTCAACAATAAACTAAAGCTGTTAAAG GAAGAGCAAAATGCAACTCAACCACAAAAGGAAGCAGTTAATACTTCTGTTCAA GATTCGCCATCCAAAAGTGAAAAGG aaaaagaaatccaaaaaagaaagagaaagtcaGATCATCTTCAGGGTGAGTTCAGCCAATGGCAACCAGCTCCTAAACATCAATACAACTGTGCAGCAGGATCACAGTCAg aaacagaaatactGTCTGATGTCAAAGACATAATGAGACGTGTCAGTGAAGGACTACATGGCCGTGACAAGCTCAGCGCTTTcctaaa GGATAAAATCAAGGATCTGGAGACAGAAAAAAGGCACCTG TTTGTTGCCAGTTGTTCAACTGTGTGGATTGTGACTGAAATGAATCAAGCAGCATCAGAAAAAGAAACCTGGGAGATCCTGGAAAATGCCAGAAGCCTGCTGAGACATGGTGGCGAGTGTCAGCAAATTCATTTTATCTGCACCAAGTCAGATCATGAAAAACCAGATGATCT aaagaaaatcaagaGTGCAGTGATGAATGAATTCAAAAGGCGGAAATTAATTAAG AATCACTTCAGTGAGGATTGTTTCAAAGTCTTCACAGTGAGCTCCACAGAGTTCCTCAAAGGGGAGAATGTAAATCCAGATCACAATG aaataccAAAACTTAAGGaaattttgaaaaatctgaatGATGCTCATTCAGAGACATTAAACTATGTGTCTGGAGCTTATGGGATTCTGTCTTTGATTCAAGGAGCCAGAAGTGGAGAAGTG gttGAACAAAAAAACGATCTGTATGATCTCCTTGAGGGAAACTTGAGCATCCAACTTAATCAAGTCAAAAAAGCAATTGGAAAAATTATAAAAGCTTTTGAACAACGCCTAAGTAAGGGAGTTGAAAAATCCCAAAatttatgtgaaaaaaaactgaagtcctTCTTATATCCCAgt AAAATGAGTGACAGAGCTTTTCACGGGACACTAAAGTCTGCAGTTAGGAATGATGGCGTCCAGaaaccaaaaaaaggaaaaccaaaAAACCTCAACATGACTTTAGCGTCTTACTTGACTGAAAGCATTGATGAAAAATTCAGAAAGACCTTCCC AAACAACATAAAATGTGGACATTTCAATGGAGCCATCGATGCGTTTTCACTCAGCACTGATTCATTGATTGAAAAGTACAAAGATGTTGAACTGCAATTGATATTTCTCCAGACAGAG gaaaataaaataaaggcaaaGCTCAACAAAACCATCCTCACACAAAAGAAACTGATCTACAACAGTCTGACAGAGACAATCAAGGATAATATGAAAAAATGCTATAGAG aagcagcagcatttGAAGGACGAGGCACCCTGAAGAAGATGAGACACACTATTGAAAGGCACGTGCACTCAAAGAAGTGCATGTTTGAAGAGGCAAAAAATGTCATGTTGGAGCAGTTGAGCGATTTGAAG GAAACCGTTCTGAGGACACTGGAGAAAACCATGAAGGAATCCATTGACTTCTCACTCAAGACTGAGGCCTGCTCACTGCCAG ATGTTTCAGATCATCTTCAGGTGGTGAAGAAACATTATGATGAACTTCATGGCGGTCAAGATGAAAAAAA CAGTTGA
- the LOC116313211 gene encoding nuclear GTPase SLIP-GC-like isoform X3, with amino-acid sequence MDDFVRNKLTEWKLSDWIEAFEAQEIDKDTLYHLDDQEINQLITKAGPRVKFNNKLKLLKEEQNATQPQKEAVNTSVQDSPSKSEKEKEIQKRKRKSDHLQGEFSQWQPAPKHQYNCAAGSQSETEILSDVKDIMRRVSEGLHGRDKLSAFLKDKIKDLETEKRHLFVASCSTVWIVTEMNQAASEKETWEILENARSLLRHGGECQQIHFICTKSDHEKPDDLKKIKSAVMNEFKRRKLIKNHFSEDCFKVFTVSSTEFLKGENVNPDHNEIPKLKEILKNLNDAHSETLNYVSGAYGILSLIQGARSGEVVEQKNDLYDLLEGNLSIQLNQVKKAIGKIIKAFEQRLSKGVEKSQNLCEKKLKSFLYPSKMSDRAFHGTLKSAVRNDGVQKPKKGKPKNLNMTLASYLTESIDEKFRKTFPNNIKCGHFNGAIDAFSLSTDSLIEKYKDVELQLIFLQTEENKIKAKLNKTILTQKKLIYNSLTETIKDNMKKCYREAAAFEGRGTLKKMRHTIERHVHSKKCMFEEAKNVMLEQLSDLKETVLRTLEKTMKESIDFSLKTEACSLPDVSDHLQVVKKHYDELHGGQDEKK; translated from the exons ATGGATGATTTTGTGCGAAACAAACTGACTGAATGGAAACTAAGTGACTGGATTGAGGCATTTGAAG CTCAAGAAATTGATAAGGACACTCTATATCATCTCGATGATCAGGAAATTAATCAATTGATCACAAAAGCTGGACCTAGAGTGAAATTCAACAATAAACTAAAGCTGTTAAAG GAAGAGCAAAATGCAACTCAACCACAAAAGGAAGCAGTTAATACTTCTGTTCAA GATTCGCCATCCAAAAGTGAAAAGG aaaaagaaatccaaaaaagaaagagaaagtcaGATCATCTTCAGGGTGAGTTCAGCCAATGGCAACCAGCTCCTAAACATCAATACAACTGTGCAGCAGGATCACAGTCAg aaacagaaatactGTCTGATGTCAAAGACATAATGAGACGTGTCAGTGAAGGACTACATGGCCGTGACAAGCTCAGCGCTTTcctaaa GGATAAAATCAAGGATCTGGAGACAGAAAAAAGGCACCTG TTTGTTGCCAGTTGTTCAACTGTGTGGATTGTGACTGAAATGAATCAAGCAGCATCAGAAAAAGAAACCTGGGAGATCCTGGAAAATGCCAGAAGCCTGCTGAGACATGGTGGCGAGTGTCAGCAAATTCATTTTATCTGCACCAAGTCAGATCATGAAAAACCAGATGATCT aaagaaaatcaagaGTGCAGTGATGAATGAATTCAAAAGGCGGAAATTAATTAAG AATCACTTCAGTGAGGATTGTTTCAAAGTCTTCACAGTGAGCTCCACAGAGTTCCTCAAAGGGGAGAATGTAAATCCAGATCACAATG aaataccAAAACTTAAGGaaattttgaaaaatctgaatGATGCTCATTCAGAGACATTAAACTATGTGTCTGGAGCTTATGGGATTCTGTCTTTGATTCAAGGAGCCAGAAGTGGAGAAGTG gttGAACAAAAAAACGATCTGTATGATCTCCTTGAGGGAAACTTGAGCATCCAACTTAATCAAGTCAAAAAAGCAATTGGAAAAATTATAAAAGCTTTTGAACAACGCCTAAGTAAGGGAGTTGAAAAATCCCAAAatttatgtgaaaaaaaactgaagtcctTCTTATATCCCAgt AAAATGAGTGACAGAGCTTTTCACGGGACACTAAAGTCTGCAGTTAGGAATGATGGCGTCCAGaaaccaaaaaaaggaaaaccaaaAAACCTCAACATGACTTTAGCGTCTTACTTGACTGAAAGCATTGATGAAAAATTCAGAAAGACCTTCCC AAACAACATAAAATGTGGACATTTCAATGGAGCCATCGATGCGTTTTCACTCAGCACTGATTCATTGATTGAAAAGTACAAAGATGTTGAACTGCAATTGATATTTCTCCAGACAGAG gaaaataaaataaaggcaaaGCTCAACAAAACCATCCTCACACAAAAGAAACTGATCTACAACAGTCTGACAGAGACAATCAAGGATAATATGAAAAAATGCTATAGAG aagcagcagcatttGAAGGACGAGGCACCCTGAAGAAGATGAGACACACTATTGAAAGGCACGTGCACTCAAAGAAGTGCATGTTTGAAGAGGCAAAAAATGTCATGTTGGAGCAGTTGAGCGATTTGAAG GAAACCGTTCTGAGGACACTGGAGAAAACCATGAAGGAATCCATTGACTTCTCACTCAAGACTGAGGCCTGCTCACTGCCAG ATGTTTCAGATCATCTTCAGGTGGTGAAGAAACATTATGATGAACTTCATGGCGGTCAAGATGAAAAAAAGTAA